A segment of the Arcobacter sp. CECT 8983 genome:
ATTTCAAAAGATGATTTAGAAAAAGTTTTTCTATGAAACCAACAAAGTTAGAAATAAAAAATCTTAAAGTAAAAGCTAAGAATTTGCAGGGTTTGCAAATTCTTCACTTAAGTGACTTACATATAAACAAAAAAACAAAAATAGAAGATATTAAAAAATTAGTAAGCTTTTGCAATGACATAGAATATGACTTTTTAGCTCTTACAGGAGATATTATTGATTGTAAAGCAGACAAAATAATACCTCAGCTTGAAGCTTTAAATCTTTTGAAAAAGGTATTTTATATAAGTGGTAACCATGATATATTTTATGGACTAAAGAGATTAAAAACTCTTTTAACAAACTTTACTTTTCTAGATAATAAAACCATTTTTATAAAATACCAAAACAAAGAGATTGCCCTTGCTGGAATAAGTGATAGATTCTCAAAATTTTTTAAAATACAAAGAGAAGAAAAAAAAGTCTTTGAATTTTTAAAAAACAATGAAGACTCAATCTTACTTGCCCATCAACCAAAAGATTACTCTTTAGCAGTAAATTCAAATACGAAACTTTTCTTATGTGGACATACCCATGGAGGTCAAGTTTTTCCCTTTCACTATTTTGTAAGGCTTTTCCAACCTTTTTTAGCAGGAATTTTTTATAAAAAAAACACTTGTGTTTATGTAAACAAAGGTTTAGGAACTTGGGGTATTGATTTTAGATATAAAGCAGATAGTGAAATAACTCTTTTAAAGTTATGTTAATAGAAATATGAACAAAAATTCATAAAGTGTTAAATCTTTATTAACTCATAATTTCTTATTCATTAATGCTTATTCTATAAAATTTTTTTTAATTTAACAAAGGAACTCAATGAAAAAAATCTCGCAATACAAGCTTATAATTTATATATCTTTACTATTTACAGTTTTCTACAATTTCTCATTTTTTAGGAATTTTTCTTTAGCATATAGTTTTACTGGCATTAACATACTTTATACAATAAGTATATTTTTCACTCTGTTTTTATTTATAAGTTTTGTATTATCTTTACTTAGTTCAAGATATTATATAAAACCCTTTTTGATTATTCTAATAATGGTTTCATCTTTTACCGCTTATTTTATGGATACATATAATGTAGTTATTGATAAAGAAATGATAAGAAATACTTTAGAGACAAATCTAAATGAAAGTCTTGATTTATTTAGTTCTCAATTAGTTTTATATGTGGTATTTTTAGGAATAATTCCAAGTTTTTTAGTTTATAAAACAAATATTGATTATGGTTCATTTAAGAAAGAGAGTTTTAGAAAAATAAAAACTCTAATATTAATTTTACTTCTTATTGTTATTACACTTTTTAGTACAAGTAAATTTTACACCTCTTTTTTTAGAGAACATAAAACACTTAAATATTATGCAAATCCTACATACTGGATGTTTGCCATAGTAAATTATACAAAGAAGACATATTTTACAGGTAAAATTATTGTTAAAAAAACAGGAGATGATGCACTTATTGATGAAACACCAGAACATAAAAAAGAATTAATTGTAATGGTAGTAGGGGAAGCAACTAGAGCAGATAGATTCTCTTTAAATGGATACAAAAGAGATACAAACCCACTTTTAGAAAAACAAGAAGTTTATAACTTCTCTAATATGTCATCATGTGGAACCTCTACTGCATACTCTGTCCCTTGTATGTTTTCTAAATTTACAAGAGATAACTATAGTCATAGTAAAGCCGTATCAAATGAAAATTTACTTGATGTTTTAAAACATACAAAAGATGTAAATATTTTATGGAGAGATAATAACTCAGATTCAAAAGGTGTTGCAGTAAGAGTAAAATATGAGGATTATAAATCTAAAGATTTAAATACT
Coding sequences within it:
- a CDS encoding metallophosphoesterase, with the protein product MKPTKLEIKNLKVKAKNLQGLQILHLSDLHINKKTKIEDIKKLVSFCNDIEYDFLALTGDIIDCKADKIIPQLEALNLLKKVFYISGNHDIFYGLKRLKTLLTNFTFLDNKTIFIKYQNKEIALAGISDRFSKFFKIQREEKKVFEFLKNNEDSILLAHQPKDYSLAVNSNTKLFLCGHTHGGQVFPFHYFVRLFQPFLAGIFYKKNTCVYVNKGLGTWGIDFRYKADSEITLLKLC
- a CDS encoding phosphoethanolamine transferase, with translation MKKISQYKLIIYISLLFTVFYNFSFFRNFSLAYSFTGINILYTISIFFTLFLFISFVLSLLSSRYYIKPFLIILIMVSSFTAYFMDTYNVVIDKEMIRNTLETNLNESLDLFSSQLVLYVVFLGIIPSFLVYKTNIDYGSFKKESFRKIKTLILILLLIVITLFSTSKFYTSFFREHKTLKYYANPTYWMFAIVNYTKKTYFTGKIIVKKTGDDALIDETPEHKKELIVMVVGEATRADRFSLNGYKRDTNPLLEKQEVYNFSNMSSCGTSTAYSVPCMFSKFTRDNYSHSKAVSNENLLDVLKHTKDVNILWRDNNSDSKGVAVRVKYEDYKSKDLNTICENGECRDEGMLVGLDKIIKDSKSEDIFIILHQMGNHGPAYYKRYPKRFEKFKPVCKTNQLEKCTKEEITNAYDNAILHTDYFLSKVIDFLKPYSNKYDTAMFYMSDHGESLGENGIYLHGMPYFMAPTEQTHVASLMWFGNSMKKQLDLNKLNKIKNNSFSQDNLFHTILGLFEVQTDVYNKNLDILSTIRKEQK